One Pyrus communis chromosome 4, drPyrComm1.1, whole genome shotgun sequence genomic region harbors:
- the LOC137732815 gene encoding putative clathrin assembly protein At5g57200 — protein MGTFQSFRKAYGALKDSTKVGLIKVNSEFKDLDIATVKATSHVEYPPKERHVRKIFSATSVTRPRADVAYCIHALAKRLSKTRSWIVAIKTLIVIHRTLREGDPTFREELLNYSQRGHILQISNFKDDSSPLAWDCSAWVRTYALFLEERLECFRVLKYDIEAERLTKTSPGSTKVHSRTRTLGADELLEQLPALQQLLFRLMGCQPEGTAYNNYLIQYALALILKESFKIYCAINDGIINLVDMFFDMSRYDAVKALNIYKRAGQQAEGLADFYEYCKGLDLARTFQFPTLRQPPPSFLATMEEYIKEAPQSGSVNRRLEYQATDEQPQRPEEPPPPEPEKQDEKVEEPLPKTEEEPQPKEEEVEPPPLISTDDTDLLGLREINPKAAEIEESNALALAIVPQGSEQKPGACFNDFAGTSGWELALVTTPSNHTSQTPVDRKLAGGFDKLLLDSLYEDEGARRQLQLQNAGYGYGATSLQNPFEQQTQQPVHDPFAMSNSVAPPTNVQMALMAQQQHQHQQIMQQQQQQYQQQQNMMVVPHPYYSQYSQPMQPAGSSNPFGDPFSLPPSTTSHQGNQNLI, from the exons atgggtACTTTTCAGAGCTTTAGGAAGGCCTATGGAGCTCTGAAGGACTCTACCAAGGTTGGCCTCATCAAGGTCAACAGCGAATTCAAG gatttggatatTGCCACTGTGAAGGCCACCAGTCACGTAGAGTACCCTCCAAAGGAACGTCACGTTCGAA AGATTTTCTCCGCGACATCAGTGACACGTCCACGTGCAGATGTAGCATACTGCATTCATGCGCTGGCCAAGAGATTGTCCAAGACACGGAGTTGGATT GTAGCCATAAAGACGTTGATAGTTATTCATAGAACATTGAGAGAAGGTGATCCTACCTTCAGAGAGGAGCTTTTGAACTATTCGCAGAGAGGGCACATTCTCCAAATTTCCAATTTTAAAGATGACTCAAGTCCCCTTG CTTGGGATTGTTCCGCCTGGGTGAGGACATATGCACTCTTTTTAGAAGAACGGCTGGAGTGTTTTCGAGTTTTGAAATATGACATTGAGGCAGAGCGTTTGACAAAAACGTCGCCAGGATCAACCAAG GTCCATAGTAGAACACGAACACTGGGTGCTGATGAGCTGTTGGAGCAGCTACCTGCACTGCAGCAACTTCTTTTCCGCCTTATGGGTTGCCAG CCCGAGGGGACAGCTTATAACAATTACCTCATACAATATGCCTTGGCTCTG ATATTGAAAGAGAGCTTTAAAATATACTGTGCCATCAATGACGGAATTATAAATCTCGTTGACATG TTCTTCGATATGTCAAGATACGATGCAGTTAAAGCCCTCAATATTTACAAAAGAGCTGGCCAACAG GCTGAAGGGCTTGCTGATTTTTATGAATACTGCAAGGGTTTGGATCTTGCTAGAACTTTTCAGTTTCCAACATTGAGACAG CCCCCACCGTCATTTCTTGCAACAATGGAGGAGTATATAAAGGAGGCGCCTCAGTCAGGTTCCGTTAACAGGAGACTG GAATACCAGGCGACAGACGAGCAGCCTCAGAGACCTGAAGAACCTCCTCCTCCAGAGCCTGAAAAACAAGACGAAAAAGTTGAGGAGCCACTGCCGAAAACAGAGGAAGAACCCCAACCCAAGGAAGAGGAAGTCGAACCTCCTCCTTTGATATCAACTGATGACACTGATCTGCTG GGTTTAAGGGAAATTAATCCAAAAGCTGCAGAAATCGAAGAAAGCAATGCCTTAGCTCTTGCCATAGTTCCACAGG GCAGTGAACAAAAACCTGGAGCGTGTTTCAATGATTTTGCTGGGACTTCCGGTTGGGAGCTAGCACTGGTGACCACACCAAGCAACCATACGAGCCAAACGCCTGTCGACAGAAAGTTG GCTGGTGGCTTTGACAAGCTATTACTTGATAGCTTGTATGAAGATGAAGGTGCCAGGAGACAGTTACAACTCCAGAATGCAGGGTATGGTTATGGTGCGACGAGCTTGCAAAATCCATTTGAACAACAAACACAACAGCCCGTACATGACCCATTTGCAATGTCCAACAGCGTAGCACCCCCGACAAATGTGCAAATGGCGCTCATGGCGCAGCAACAGCACCAGCACCAACAAATCatgcagcagcaacaacaacaataccAACAACAGCAAAACATGATGGTGGTACCTCACCCGTATTATTCTCAATATTCCCAACCAATGCAGCCCGCGGGCTCTTCAAACCCGTTCGGAGATCCCTTCAGCTTGCCTCCGAGTACAACGTCGCATCAGGGAAACCAAAACCTAATATAG